One Glutamicibacter mishrai genomic window carries:
- a CDS encoding DMT family transporter: protein MVWIAIAAALCSAFCLAFGAHFQSIAVRNSVDGLELTLKNAGKLATNKGWMGGLLLMILGMALNVFALASAPLTVVQPIGAIALVITAMVNAKETDITMNRPTVMAIISCMLGSVGFVLLAVTATNSNHAVTEAQSHLIELILAGVVAIVGLATILFHRKLGAIFFIVGAGVLFGFVAVLVRTISIAVLGIGNSSFLQLPWIAGLAVIVAGLLGSYFVQKAYSKGPPELVIAGLTVIDPIIGIVIGASILGELRPDVPMLVTVLMLVAAALAIVGVAALSRHHPDVIERRNQAEADKQLPE from the coding sequence ATGGTCTGGATCGCTATTGCGGCGGCACTATGCAGTGCCTTTTGTCTTGCCTTCGGTGCCCATTTCCAATCCATCGCAGTACGCAATTCGGTCGATGGACTGGAACTGACACTCAAGAACGCAGGAAAGCTCGCCACCAATAAGGGATGGATGGGCGGACTGCTGCTCATGATCCTGGGCATGGCGCTCAATGTTTTCGCTTTGGCTAGCGCCCCGTTGACAGTGGTGCAGCCAATTGGCGCAATCGCACTGGTTATTACCGCTATGGTGAATGCCAAGGAAACCGACATCACCATGAACCGCCCCACGGTGATGGCGATCATCAGCTGCATGCTCGGTTCGGTCGGCTTCGTCCTTCTGGCAGTGACAGCAACCAATAGTAACCATGCAGTAACCGAAGCCCAGTCACATCTGATCGAATTGATCCTCGCTGGAGTGGTCGCCATCGTGGGATTGGCCACGATCCTGTTCCATCGAAAGCTCGGAGCGATCTTCTTCATCGTTGGCGCCGGCGTGCTCTTCGGATTCGTTGCGGTGCTGGTGCGAACCATTTCCATCGCTGTGCTGGGCATCGGCAATAGCAGCTTCCTGCAGTTGCCATGGATCGCTGGCCTGGCCGTTATCGTCGCAGGTCTCCTGGGGTCCTATTTCGTGCAAAAAGCCTACTCAAAGGGCCCTCCCGAGCTGGTGATTGCGGGTTTGACCGTGATTGACCCAATTATCGGCATCGTCATTGGTGCCAGCATCCTCGGCGAATTGCGCCCCGATGTCCCGATGTTGGTAACGGTGCTGATGCTGGTGGCGGCCGCGTTGGCTATCGTCGGTGTAGCGGCCCTGTCTCGCCATCACCCGGACGTGATCGAGCGACGCAACCAAGCCGAAGCTGACAAACAACTGCCAGAGTAG
- a CDS encoding glycosyltransferase, with protein MPVAEEKPLTIVIAADTYPPDVNGAAMFCYRLATEMHARGHRVHVLAVRGDKGKTFTEIRDEAIVHRLESHSVPTHEYFRIVFPWEANKQIDKLLAEIKPDVIHAQSHYMIGQRSIGWARKNKVRSVATNHFMPENLDPFLPFPRWFKRIVAHNSWKDMGKIFGRASAVTTPTPLAAKAMRERAKLMNVLPLSNGIEVGNYELAPGEQIIKNDFPTILFAGRLAVEKNINELIEALPLMREVPNAIIEIVGGGEQRSHLEKIADELGIRDRVRFLGHVSDEELRQAYLRCDVFCQPGTAELQSLVTLEALSASKPVVLANAMALPHLVDEGVNGYMFKPGDREDLAQKLDRILSMDEAQRLKFGEAGHRKVLNHAQKKTMDSFEALYRGEEVSTH; from the coding sequence ATGCCCGTGGCCGAGGAAAAACCACTGACCATTGTCATTGCAGCTGATACCTATCCGCCTGATGTGAATGGCGCAGCGATGTTTTGCTACCGGCTCGCTACCGAAATGCATGCCCGTGGCCACCGGGTGCACGTGCTTGCGGTGCGTGGCGATAAGGGCAAGACCTTCACTGAAATCCGCGACGAGGCTATCGTGCACCGTCTGGAGTCGCATTCGGTGCCGACTCATGAATACTTCCGAATCGTCTTCCCCTGGGAAGCGAACAAGCAGATCGACAAGCTGCTGGCCGAGATCAAACCGGATGTCATCCACGCGCAAAGCCATTACATGATCGGCCAGCGCTCAATTGGGTGGGCTCGCAAGAACAAGGTCCGTTCCGTGGCCACGAACCACTTCATGCCCGAAAACCTTGATCCATTCCTGCCATTCCCGCGCTGGTTCAAGCGCATTGTTGCGCATAATTCCTGGAAGGATATGGGCAAGATCTTCGGCCGCGCCAGCGCCGTGACTACGCCAACCCCCTTGGCTGCCAAGGCTATGCGCGAGCGGGCAAAGCTGATGAACGTGCTGCCGCTGTCCAACGGCATCGAGGTCGGCAACTATGAACTGGCACCGGGGGAGCAGATCATCAAGAATGACTTCCCGACGATTCTTTTCGCCGGCCGACTGGCGGTTGAGAAGAATATCAACGAACTGATTGAAGCTCTGCCGCTGATGCGTGAAGTTCCCAATGCCATCATCGAGATTGTCGGCGGCGGCGAGCAGCGCAGCCACCTGGAAAAGATCGCTGACGAGTTGGGCATCCGAGACCGCGTGCGTTTCCTTGGCCATGTCAGCGATGAGGAATTGCGCCAGGCATATTTGCGCTGTGACGTGTTCTGCCAGCCGGGTACCGCTGAGTTGCAGTCTCTGGTCACTCTCGAAGCGCTCTCTGCCTCGAAGCCTGTCGTCTTGGCCAATGCCATGGCGTTGCCGCACCTGGTTGATGAAGGCGTCAACGGGTACATGTTCAAGCCGGGGGATCGAGAAGATCTGGCACAGAAGCTTGACCGGATCTTGTCCATGGACGAAGCGCAGCGATTGAAGTTCGGCGAGGCCGGTCACCGCAAGGTGCTGAACCACGCGCAGAAGAAAACCATGGACTCCTTCGAAGCGCTGTATCGTGGCGAAGAGGTTTCAACCCACTAA
- a CDS encoding M23 family metallopeptidase → MKTHPALKPAKLLALTVGVILFATGASTAQQPPPQIPSALRTADGWRWPLAGEPRIAEPFDKPAENWLPGHRGVDLAAAEGDKVFAPQRGQVTFASRIVDRPVMVIDHGNGFKTSLEPVTSEAEVGDWVAAGAHVGTVSTGAHCSSRCIHWGVRLNGEYIDPVLLIRDMRPSILLPLEQ, encoded by the coding sequence ATGAAAACTCATCCGGCACTGAAACCAGCCAAGCTTCTGGCGCTCACCGTGGGAGTGATCCTGTTTGCAACCGGGGCGTCAACGGCACAACAGCCTCCGCCGCAGATTCCGTCTGCACTGAGAACGGCCGATGGCTGGCGATGGCCGTTGGCGGGTGAACCAAGGATCGCCGAGCCCTTTGACAAGCCGGCCGAGAACTGGCTCCCCGGGCACCGCGGCGTCGATCTCGCCGCCGCCGAAGGAGATAAGGTCTTCGCTCCACAGCGAGGGCAGGTGACTTTCGCATCGAGAATCGTCGACCGCCCTGTGATGGTCATTGATCACGGCAACGGATTCAAGACCAGTCTCGAACCGGTCACCTCGGAGGCGGAGGTGGGCGATTGGGTGGCTGCCGGAGCTCACGTGGGAACGGTGTCTACCGGAGCTCATTGCTCATCCCGGTGCATCCACTGGGGCGTGCGTTTGAATGGCGAATATATCGATCCGGTTCTGCTGATCCGGGATATGCGCCCGTCAATCCTGTTGCCGCTGGAGCAATAA
- the rpsB gene encoding 30S ribosomal protein S2, protein MPVVTMRELLDSGVHFGHQTRRWNPKMKRFIFTERNGIYIIDLQQSLSFIDRAYEFVKQTVAHGGTVLFVGTKKQAQESIAEQANRVGQPYVNQRWLGGMLTNFQTVSKRVQRMKELEEINFEDVAGSGHTKKELLLLKRELTKLQNNLGGIRNLTRTPSAIWIVDTKKEHLAIDEAQKLGIPVVAILDTNCDPDEVTYPIPGNDDAIRSVNLLTRVVADAVAEGLIAKNNKAAGKSEGAAEPLAEWERELLEGEKAKAEAPAEEAATEAPEAK, encoded by the coding sequence ATGCCAGTCGTAACCATGCGAGAGCTGCTTGACAGCGGCGTCCACTTCGGCCACCAGACCCGTCGCTGGAACCCAAAGATGAAGCGCTTCATCTTCACCGAGCGCAACGGCATCTACATCATCGACCTGCAGCAGTCGCTGTCGTTCATCGACCGCGCTTACGAGTTCGTGAAGCAGACTGTTGCTCACGGCGGCACCGTGCTGTTCGTTGGTACCAAGAAGCAGGCTCAGGAATCCATTGCTGAGCAGGCTAACCGCGTTGGCCAGCCATACGTGAACCAGCGTTGGCTCGGCGGTATGCTGACCAACTTCCAGACCGTTTCCAAGCGCGTTCAGCGCATGAAGGAACTGGAAGAGATCAACTTCGAGGACGTTGCTGGCTCGGGCCACACCAAGAAGGAACTGCTGCTGCTGAAGCGCGAGCTGACCAAGCTGCAGAACAACCTCGGTGGTATCCGTAACCTGACCCGCACCCCTTCCGCTATCTGGATCGTTGACACCAAGAAGGAACACTTGGCTATCGACGAAGCTCAGAAGCTGGGCATCCCAGTTGTTGCCATCTTGGACACCAACTGCGATCCAGACGAAGTTACCTACCCAATCCCAGGCAACGACGACGCTATCCGCTCCGTCAACCTGCTGACCCGCGTTGTTGCTGACGCTGTGGCTGAAGGCCTCATCGCCAAGAACAACAAGGCTGCAGGTAAGTCTGAGGGTGCCGCTGAGCCACTGGCTGAGTGGGAGCGCGAACTGCTTGAGGGCGAGAAGGCCAAGGCTGAGGCTCCTGCTGAGGAAGCTGCAACCGAGGCTCCAGAAGCCAAGTAG
- the tsf gene encoding translation elongation factor Ts has protein sequence MANYTAADIKALRERTGAGMMDVKKALDEANGDAEKAIEIIRVKGLKGATKREGRSTAEGLVAAKVEGTVGVMVEINCETDFVAKNEKFIALAAKVLDAAVASGAADAEALLAYELDGKTIGDTVIEEGAILGEKIVVRRVARIEGAKVAAYLHKTSKDLPAQVGVLMAVDADSEAAATVAHDVAVHTAAMAPTYLSREEVPEDKVADERRIADETARAEGKPEAALTKIVEGRLTGFFKEIVLVDQAFAKDAKKSVGKVFEEAGTKPVAFARFRVGA, from the coding sequence GTGGCAAACTACACCGCTGCTGATATCAAGGCACTGCGCGAGCGCACTGGCGCCGGCATGATGGACGTTAAGAAGGCTCTGGACGAGGCTAACGGCGACGCCGAGAAGGCCATCGAGATCATTCGCGTCAAGGGCCTGAAGGGCGCTACCAAGCGCGAAGGCCGTTCGACCGCTGAAGGCCTGGTTGCTGCCAAGGTCGAAGGTACCGTTGGCGTAATGGTCGAGATCAACTGCGAGACCGACTTCGTCGCAAAGAACGAGAAGTTCATCGCTCTGGCTGCCAAGGTCCTGGATGCCGCTGTGGCTTCCGGCGCTGCAGATGCAGAAGCACTGCTGGCTTACGAGCTGGACGGCAAGACCATCGGCGACACCGTCATCGAAGAGGGCGCAATCCTCGGCGAGAAGATCGTTGTCCGCCGCGTTGCCCGCATCGAGGGTGCCAAGGTTGCTGCTTACCTGCACAAGACCAGCAAGGACCTGCCAGCTCAGGTTGGCGTTCTGATGGCTGTGGATGCAGACAGCGAAGCTGCTGCAACCGTCGCCCACGACGTTGCTGTGCACACCGCTGCAATGGCTCCAACCTACCTGTCCCGCGAAGAGGTTCCAGAAGATAAGGTTGCCGACGAGCGCCGTATCGCTGACGAGACCGCTCGCGCAGAGGGCAAGCCAGAAGCTGCATTGACCAAGATCGTTGAAGGCCGCCTGACCGGTTTCTTCAAGGAGATCGTCCTGGTTGACCAGGCTTTCGCCAAGGACGCCAAGAAGTCCGTAGGCAAGGTCTTCGAAGAAGCTGGCACCAAGCCAGTTGCTTTCGCACGCTTCCGTGTTGGCGCCTAA
- the pyrH gene encoding UMP kinase yields the protein MPTTPETKRRRVLLKLSGEVFGGGKVGVDPDTVRGVAQQIAATVGEVEVAIVVGGGNFFRGAELSAAGMDRSRADYMGMLGTVMNCLALQDFLEQCGVETRVQSAIAMAQVAENYIPRRAIRHMEKNRVVIFGAGAGLPYFSTDTVAAQRALEVDADEVLMAKSGVDGVYTADPKKDPSAKKLDTLTYSEALLKNIRVMDQTAMTMCQDNKLDMLVFGMEGEGNVAAAIRGERIGTTVTV from the coding sequence ATGCCAACCACCCCAGAAACCAAACGTCGTCGCGTCCTGCTCAAGCTCTCCGGCGAGGTGTTCGGCGGCGGCAAGGTCGGCGTTGACCCGGACACCGTGCGCGGCGTTGCCCAGCAGATCGCCGCAACCGTGGGTGAAGTTGAAGTGGCCATCGTTGTCGGCGGCGGCAACTTCTTCCGTGGCGCCGAGCTCTCGGCAGCCGGCATGGATCGCTCCCGCGCAGACTACATGGGCATGCTCGGCACCGTCATGAACTGCCTGGCCCTGCAGGACTTCCTGGAACAGTGCGGCGTTGAAACCCGCGTGCAGTCGGCCATCGCCATGGCCCAGGTCGCGGAGAACTACATCCCGCGCCGCGCCATCCGCCACATGGAAAAGAACCGCGTAGTCATCTTCGGCGCCGGGGCAGGCCTTCCATACTTCTCCACCGATACCGTCGCCGCCCAGCGTGCGCTGGAAGTGGACGCGGACGAGGTGCTGATGGCCAAGTCGGGCGTCGATGGCGTCTACACCGCTGACCCGAAGAAGGATCCAAGCGCCAAGAAGCTGGACACCCTGACCTACAGCGAAGCACTGCTGAAGAACATCCGCGTGATGGACCAGACCGCCATGACCATGTGCCAGGACAACAAGCTGGATATGCTCGTCTTCGGCATGGAAGGCGAAGGAAACGTGGCTGCCGCCATTCGCGGCGAGCGGATCGGCACCACCGTCACCGTTTAA
- the frr gene encoding ribosome recycling factor — MIEETLAETAEKMERTIDAAKEDFATIRTGRAHPGMYSKVMVDYYGSPTPLQQLASFAVPEARTITITPFDVTALREIEKALGDPEVGANPSSDGKMIRVVLPVLTEERRKEYVKLAKSKGEDARVALRNHRRKAKDTIDKLVKDGEIGEDEGTRAEKDLDALTKKHVDSVDEILKKKEAELLDV; from the coding sequence GTGATTGAGGAAACGCTGGCGGAGACCGCCGAAAAGATGGAACGCACCATTGATGCCGCCAAGGAGGACTTCGCGACGATTCGTACCGGTCGCGCCCACCCAGGCATGTACTCGAAGGTCATGGTCGACTACTACGGTTCGCCAACCCCGCTGCAGCAGCTGGCTTCCTTCGCAGTTCCTGAAGCACGCACCATCACCATCACCCCATTCGACGTCACCGCGCTGCGCGAAATCGAGAAGGCCCTGGGTGACCCGGAAGTCGGCGCCAACCCATCCTCCGATGGCAAGATGATCCGCGTGGTGCTTCCAGTGCTGACCGAGGAACGTCGCAAGGAATACGTCAAGCTGGCCAAGTCCAAGGGCGAGGACGCACGCGTTGCACTGCGCAACCACCGTCGCAAGGCCAAGGACACCATCGACAAGCTGGTCAAGGACGGCGAAATCGGCGAAGACGAGGGTACCCGTGCAGAAAAGGACCTCGATGCGCTGACCAAGAAGCACGTTGATTCGGTCGACGAGATCCTGAAGAAAAAAGAAGCCGAGCTGCTGGACGTCTAA
- a CDS encoding phosphatidate cytidylyltransferase, with product MPGSTENTEGNASAVPSVASGTAQPMTRREARALREAEEKARKRKGAPSQPADSAAPVMPEAPVAREQNQATTAHAKQRAKIVFEADKEQPSAAPESKPATDPVAADKPEPPHSDSEDLAETGEPDAQEAAIPPELLIGNPEPKKSRAGRNLPAAIGVGVVLLGVVLGGLFLYEPLLVFAVTVLSGIGCWEVARATTHAKTAVPQVPLYLASIMLPVSAVLGGVEALGFSFVACILVALLFRLMEGLKGAVASVMSSVFIISWIPLLLSFALLMLEGENGQWLIATILLLAVANDTFGYIVGVLIGKHPMAPKISPKKSWEGFGGSMLGSMIIGACAMVFWLDMPWWAGVILAFFTTIAATTGDFAESMVKRELGIKDMSNLLPGHGGIMDRLDSVLFVIPLGYLISHLLAWSVAVF from the coding sequence ATGCCAGGCTCGACAGAGAACACTGAGGGCAACGCTTCGGCGGTGCCCTCAGTGGCATCCGGTACCGCCCAGCCGATGACTCGGCGTGAAGCCCGCGCGCTGCGCGAGGCCGAAGAGAAGGCCAGGAAGCGCAAGGGCGCCCCGAGCCAGCCCGCCGACAGCGCGGCACCCGTAATGCCCGAGGCGCCCGTGGCGCGCGAGCAGAACCAGGCCACGACCGCCCACGCCAAGCAGCGCGCCAAGATCGTATTCGAAGCCGACAAGGAACAGCCCTCCGCGGCGCCTGAGTCCAAGCCGGCCACGGATCCGGTGGCGGCTGACAAGCCGGAGCCACCGCACAGCGACTCCGAGGACCTGGCGGAAACCGGGGAACCCGATGCGCAGGAAGCGGCGATCCCGCCGGAGCTGCTGATCGGCAATCCGGAGCCGAAGAAGTCGCGGGCAGGACGCAACCTGCCAGCGGCCATCGGCGTCGGCGTAGTGCTCCTTGGCGTGGTGCTCGGGGGATTGTTCCTCTACGAGCCGCTGCTGGTATTCGCCGTCACCGTGCTCAGCGGCATCGGCTGCTGGGAAGTCGCGCGAGCCACGACCCATGCGAAAACCGCGGTGCCTCAGGTGCCGCTGTACCTGGCCTCGATCATGCTGCCGGTCAGCGCCGTGCTCGGCGGGGTGGAAGCGCTCGGATTCAGCTTTGTCGCCTGTATTCTCGTAGCCCTGCTCTTCCGGCTCATGGAAGGGCTCAAGGGCGCAGTGGCCTCGGTGATGAGCAGCGTGTTCATCATCAGCTGGATACCGTTGCTCCTGTCTTTCGCGCTGTTAATGCTTGAAGGGGAGAACGGCCAGTGGCTTATCGCCACGATCCTGCTGCTGGCGGTCGCCAACGATACCTTCGGGTACATCGTGGGCGTGCTGATCGGCAAGCATCCGATGGCTCCGAAGATCTCGCCGAAGAAGTCCTGGGAAGGCTTTGGCGGCTCGATGCTCGGATCGATGATCATCGGCGCCTGCGCCATGGTGTTCTGGCTTGATATGCCGTGGTGGGCCGGCGTGATCCTCGCGTTCTTCACCACCATCGCGGCCACCACCGGCGACTTCGCGGAGTCGATGGTCAAGCGCGAGCTGGGCATCAAGGATATGAGCAATCTGCTTCCCGGCCATGGCGGAATCATGGACCGATTGGATTCGGTGCTCTTTGTCATCCCGCTGGGGTACTTGATTTCGCACCTTCTGGCTTGGAGCGTTGCGGTCTTCTGA
- a CDS encoding DivIVA domain-containing protein, protein MSQQQDAPFSRVPDSEFGYNAKQVDAFLSRARATFNGGGNDDSVVTSHLIRRTTFAPQKGGYQAREVDGALDRLEDVFAKRERDDLIAHQGEEVWLQQVGRLAAILRGRLHRAKGERFRRPSRSNASSYNVEDVDRLCDQLIDYFENDVPMAVDAVRRVEFRSAQGTDGYEESQVDAFLDRVVELMASID, encoded by the coding sequence GTGTCGCAGCAGCAAGATGCTCCGTTTTCCCGCGTACCGGACTCCGAGTTCGGCTACAACGCAAAGCAGGTTGATGCGTTCCTCAGCCGTGCCCGGGCAACCTTCAATGGCGGGGGAAACGACGACAGCGTGGTCACCAGCCACCTGATTCGCCGCACCACGTTCGCCCCGCAAAAGGGCGGATACCAGGCCCGCGAAGTGGATGGCGCGCTGGATCGGCTTGAAGACGTTTTCGCCAAGCGGGAACGCGATGACCTGATCGCCCATCAGGGAGAAGAGGTCTGGCTGCAGCAGGTTGGACGCCTGGCAGCCATTCTGCGTGGCCGCCTGCACCGCGCCAAGGGCGAGCGCTTCCGCCGCCCATCGCGCTCCAACGCCTCCAGCTACAACGTCGAAGACGTCGACCGGCTCTGCGACCAGCTGATCGACTACTTCGAAAACGATGTGCCGATGGCCGTGGACGCCGTGCGCCGCGTTGAGTTCCGCTCCGCGCAGGGTACCGACGGCTACGAAGAATCCCAGGTTGATGCCTTCCTCGATCGCGTGGTCGAGTTGATGGCATCCATCGACTAG
- a CDS encoding MarR family winged helix-turn-helix transcriptional regulator → MEHLDHVGRIQQQWATERPDLDPRPQGIIGRLHRLAIFLREEVCAVYAEHGLTEAEFDVLATLRRSGEPYSLAPSELAAQTMVTSGATTKRLDRLVSAGYVSRQHDDGDQRRRRISLTAQGKNKIDEVMTDHLANEARLIAELSANEQSALEGALKSWLKHYEPPQG, encoded by the coding sequence ATGGAGCATTTAGACCATGTGGGGCGTATCCAGCAGCAGTGGGCCACCGAGCGTCCCGATCTGGATCCGAGACCCCAGGGAATCATCGGCAGGCTGCACCGGCTGGCAATCTTCCTGCGCGAAGAAGTCTGCGCGGTATATGCGGAGCACGGGCTGACCGAAGCCGAGTTCGATGTACTGGCAACCCTGCGTCGCAGCGGGGAGCCCTACTCGCTGGCCCCCAGCGAGCTCGCCGCCCAAACCATGGTCACCTCGGGAGCGACCACCAAACGGCTGGACCGGCTGGTCTCAGCCGGCTATGTGTCGCGGCAGCATGACGACGGCGACCAGCGCCGGCGCCGCATCAGCCTGACTGCCCAGGGCAAGAACAAGATCGACGAGGTCATGACCGACCACCTCGCCAATGAAGCACGCTTGATCGCTGAGCTGTCCGCCAACGAGCAATCCGCCTTGGAAGGCGCCCTGAAAAGCTGGCTGAAGCACTACGAGCCGCCTCAGGGATGA
- a CDS encoding EamA family transporter produces the protein METISAHRAARSLPFGRLALTAIAPIAWGSTYYVTREYLPTDAALWGGVFRALPAGLILLLACRRLPQGSWWWKSLLLGTFNIGAFFALVYAVAQILPSSIAATTMAVSAGVLMLLAWPLLGERPTRWPLLGAALGFLGVAIMVFDGQSRINMLGILLSLTAMAISSLGFILAKKWSRGQRILDTTAWQLVAGGLLLLPFAWLIQGPPPALDLSAVLGFGYLSIVATAAAFLAWFSGLRHLPSATVGLLGLLNPVTGVILGTLLAAETLGLQSLGGMAMVLSGVLLGLLAKRAPARTSPRDPAHATAP, from the coding sequence ATGGAAACTATTTCTGCGCACCGGGCTGCCCGGAGCCTGCCGTTCGGCAGGCTGGCCCTCACCGCCATCGCACCCATTGCATGGGGATCAACCTACTACGTCACCCGCGAGTACCTGCCAACGGACGCGGCGCTGTGGGGCGGGGTATTCAGGGCGTTGCCGGCAGGACTGATCCTGCTGCTGGCCTGCCGCCGGTTGCCGCAGGGCAGCTGGTGGTGGAAATCCCTGCTTCTTGGCACCTTCAATATCGGCGCGTTTTTCGCCTTGGTCTATGCGGTCGCCCAGATACTGCCCTCCAGCATCGCCGCGACCACGATGGCCGTGTCGGCCGGGGTGCTCATGCTCCTGGCCTGGCCGCTGCTGGGGGAGCGTCCGACCCGCTGGCCGCTGCTGGGAGCCGCGCTGGGCTTCCTCGGCGTGGCGATCATGGTGTTCGACGGGCAGAGCCGCATCAACATGCTCGGGATTCTCTTGTCCTTGACCGCCATGGCCATTTCAAGCCTTGGCTTCATCCTTGCCAAGAAATGGTCCCGCGGGCAACGGATCCTGGATACCACCGCCTGGCAGCTGGTGGCCGGCGGCCTGTTGCTCTTGCCCTTCGCCTGGCTGATCCAGGGACCGCCGCCGGCCCTGGATCTCTCCGCGGTCCTGGGTTTCGGCTACCTGAGCATTGTCGCGACCGCGGCCGCGTTCCTCGCCTGGTTCAGCGGCTTGAGGCACTTGCCCTCGGCCACCGTGGGTCTGCTAGGCCTGTTGAATCCGGTGACCGGCGTGATTCTGGGAACGCTGCTGGCGGCCGAAACCCTAGGCTTGCAAAGCCTGGGCGGCATGGCCATGGTGCTTTCCGGCGTGCTCCTGGGGCTGCTGGCCAAAAGAGCACCAGCTAGAACTTCGCCCCGCGATCCGGCACATGCAACAGCGCCATAA
- a CDS encoding cation acetate symporter, with protein sequence MSNGIGASAVASALSISALVVVCLTTMLIAFYGLRISRTTSDFYVASRTVRPWWNASAIGGEYLSAASFLGVAGLIVLSGQSGLWFPIGYTAGYLMLLLFVAAPLRRSRAYTIPDFAQIRFENSPMLRKLTTYLVVVICWLYIVPQMHGAALTLSIATGLPGWVGPVVVAAVVCVTVLSGGMRSVTFVQAFQYWFKLAALVIPTIFLLVRAIPQQSAGERAHSLYAQLESVNTMNLYETVSIILALLFGTLGLPHVLVRFYTNPSGQTARTTTVIVLCLLSAFYLLPTTLGVLGILYTPELGANNETDATILLLPARLFDGFIADALTAIVVGGAFAAFLSTTSGLVVSLAGAISQEFFSGTVRGFRISTVLATALPVLIAVLTSSLALAGAIGNVFAFTASTICPLLLLGIWWRSLTARGAIAGLLVGAITCGASLMIGIFLPATDQWWIHLLRQPAAWSVPLAFAVMIAVSRGTQRAVPGNVERVMALLHVPDRGAKF encoded by the coding sequence ATGAGCAACGGTATCGGAGCATCAGCCGTGGCTAGCGCGCTGTCGATCTCCGCGCTGGTGGTGGTCTGCCTGACCACCATGCTGATCGCCTTCTACGGGTTGCGCATCTCGCGCACCACTTCGGATTTCTACGTCGCCTCGCGCACCGTGCGCCCGTGGTGGAATGCTTCGGCCATCGGCGGCGAGTACCTGTCGGCCGCTTCCTTCCTCGGTGTGGCCGGGCTGATCGTGCTCTCGGGGCAATCAGGGCTGTGGTTCCCGATCGGCTATACCGCCGGGTATCTGATGCTGCTGCTTTTTGTGGCCGCACCGCTGCGCCGCTCCCGGGCCTATACGATCCCGGATTTCGCGCAGATCCGCTTCGAGAATTCGCCGATGCTGCGCAAGCTGACCACCTACCTGGTGGTGGTGATCTGCTGGCTCTACATCGTTCCGCAAATGCACGGCGCGGCATTGACCCTGTCGATCGCCACGGGCCTTCCGGGCTGGGTCGGGCCAGTGGTGGTGGCGGCGGTAGTCTGCGTGACGGTGCTCTCCGGCGGCATGCGCTCGGTGACCTTTGTCCAGGCCTTCCAATATTGGTTCAAGCTCGCCGCCCTGGTGATTCCGACGATCTTCCTGCTGGTTCGCGCCATCCCCCAGCAGTCTGCCGGCGAACGCGCGCACAGCCTGTATGCGCAGCTGGAATCGGTCAATACGATGAACCTGTACGAAACGGTCTCGATCATCCTCGCGCTGCTCTTCGGCACCCTGGGCCTGCCGCATGTGCTGGTGCGCTTCTACACCAACCCCTCCGGCCAGACCGCCCGCACCACCACGGTGATCGTGCTGTGCCTGCTCTCCGCGTTCTACCTGTTGCCCACCACCTTGGGGGTCCTGGGGATTCTCTATACCCCGGAGCTCGGCGCGAACAACGAGACCGATGCGACGATCCTGCTACTGCCGGCCCGGCTTTTTGACGGATTCATCGCCGATGCGCTGACCGCCATTGTGGTCGGCGGCGCCTTCGCCGCGTTCCTTTCCACCACCTCGGGCCTGGTGGTATCGCTGGCCGGCGCCATCTCCCAGGAGTTCTTCTCCGGCACGGTGCGCGGGTTCAGGATCTCCACGGTGCTTGCCACCGCCCTGCCGGTGCTGATCGCGGTGCTCACCAGCTCGCTGGCCTTGGCCGGGGCCATCGGCAATGTTTTCGCCTTCACCGCCTCGACGATCTGCCCGCTGCTGCTGCTGGGGATCTGGTGGCGTTCGCTCACCGCCCGGGGCGCCATCGCGGGGCTGTTGGTCGGAGCGATCACCTGCGGGGCGTCGTTGATGATCGGGATTTTCCTGCCTGCCACCGACCAGTGGTGGATCCACCTCTTGCGCCAGCCTGCGGCGTGGAGCGTGCCTTTGGCCTTTGCGGTGATGATCGCGGTTTCGCGCGGCACCCAGCGCGCTGTGCCCGGCAATGTGGAGCGCGTTATGGCGCTGTTGCATGTGCCGGATCGCGGGGCGAAGTTCTAG